The nucleotide window CGATGCGATCGCCACGTTGATATCGGTTTCAACACCGACCACCGCCCCGCCATTCTCAACAATGCGCGACACGGTACCCTGCTTCACGTCTATGTTCTGCACCTGCTCCAAAATGGCTTTCATCCTAAACTGGTACGCCTTTTTGTCGCACTGGACCCGTGGAGCGCGGACCGCCGGACCCTTTTTTTGGTTGAGCATTCGAAATTGGATTCCAGTCGCATCAGCATTGAGCCCCATTGCTCCGCCCATCGCATCGATTTCACGAACAATATGCCCTTTGGCAAGTCCGCCGATTGCAGGGTTGCACGACATCTGCCCAATCGTATCGAGATTCTGGGTCAACATCAGTGTCCGGCAGCCGATTCGTGCGGCCGCGAGTGCCGCTT belongs to Acidobacteriota bacterium and includes:
- a CDS encoding tRNA uridine-5-carboxymethylaminomethyl(34) synthesis enzyme MnmG; the encoded protein is MYKLPNKYDVVVIGSGHAGIEAALAAARIGCRTLMLTQNLDTIGQMSCNPAIGGLAKGHIVREIDAMGGAMGLNADATGIQFRMLNQKKGPAVRAPRVQCDKKAYQFRMKAILEQVQNIDVKQGTVSRIVENGGAVVGVETDINVAIAS